From a single Phragmites australis chromosome 7, lpPhrAust1.1, whole genome shotgun sequence genomic region:
- the LOC133924782 gene encoding protein unc-13 homolog: MDPASLLEVYRRDRRRLLGFLLSAGGGGGLAVDLSRVDLNAVSADYALECVASGAQFDASEATRRYFDERRYPIMIGSPSGNSYFLLSSSEPSDSPPKEAAPCIGPQAPTQENSSPARQPRDFFRAAVNISEMGYGAKDVSLSDISPQRVNKVDILSLGLPELSTELSDDDIRETAYEVLLAALVVSGKIHFSEEKREKKPKFLKGLRSKVEGSNSSPQLENNYSQILDLIRVQMEISESMDTLTKRALRLTSLTMEHGHLDVPRISLQLLNSVGKLDFPTERLRVQWHRRQANVLEELLLFSASREYDMSETLRIVLSKLKNTEGWVVSVPEGRVEVLTIIERYNTKLSALTKKFGLKDETYHWAQNYHFNFRLYEKLLCSVFDILEDGQLVEEADEILEIAKLTWPILGITEKLHGVFYAWVLFQKFAQTGEILLLKRTSLQIQKLQLHHDIKEIELYTNSFICSAEACGSNRALNLVDSTLLKINVWCRHQLENYHAYFSKNNFSIFESMLNLVLLSAINSTEDGEEETMLIETPVGSTPESKLIHLLVVRSIQAAYKQALISSDGQSKTEFKHPLTMLANEVKLVAEKECTAFSPILHKYYPEAQRVALIFLHLLYGQQLELFLERIDHSENSKEILAASNNFELFIAQNLYSVYGEAVGSSLSSYLKPYMIGRFSSPLILQWLHAQHENVLEWTKRTIEIEDWEPLSAHEKQSTSVVEVFRIVEETVDQFFNSSLPLDIVHLRSLLIGITSSLQVYLMHMENQQVSGSTLLPSAPVLTRYAESMNPFAKRKVIEPTVPEEKVASKLNNLSVPKLCVKLSTLQFIRDQLDTIEEGIKHSWVSFLSAARLLDYLSCMASGRAVSKILSSSDESVDELFTIFDDVRMTAVKITDTILKFIGTRAVFWDMRDSLLLSLYRDSVEGARMEIFIPSIDQVLDQVCDLIVDVLRDQVVLRIFQACMAGFIWVLLDGGPSRAFLETDVDLMQQDLAMLKDLFVAEGQGLPLDVVEKEAKQSREILDLYMLKADTIIEMLIHASDQMSNHLEFTSAQRRHVHDAHTLLRVLCHKKDKIASTFLKIQYHLPRSSDYDDVPVKDASYKVPIFSEMLKKSTSFNWSETGQQSFRIMKKKLQEASWQ, translated from the exons ATTGGGTCGCCATCAGGGAactcttattttcttctttcgAGCTCAGAACCATCTGATTCCCCACCAAAGGAAGCAGCACCTTGCATTGGGCCCCAAGCACCTACACAAGAAAACTCAAGTCCAGCAAGGCAACCAAGAGATTTTTTCAGAGCTGCTGTTAATATTTCAGAAATGGGCTATGGCGCCAAGGATGTTAGTTTGTCAGATATTTCTCCTCAGCGAGTAAATAAAGTGGATATTCTTTCTCTAGGTTTGCCTGAGTTAAGCACAG AACTATCTGATGATGATATAAGAGAAACAGCTTATGAGGTGCTTCTCGCTGCTCTAGTTGTCAG TGGAAAAATACACTTCTccgaagagaaaagagaaaaaaagccCAAATTCTTGAAGGGTCTAAGGTCTAAGGTGGAAGGATCAAATTCATCACCTCAGCTGGAAAATAATTATTCCCAAATTCTTGATTTGATCCGAGTACAAATGGAG ATTTCAGAATCTATGGATACATTGACTAAACGAGCTTTAAGACTTACTAGTTTGACGATGGAGCATGGACATCTTGATGTGCCTCGTATATCACTACAGCTCTTAAATTCTGTTGGCAAACTTGATTTCCCAACAGAAAGGTTGCGTGTGCAATGGCACAGAAGACAG GCAAATGTTCTTGAAGAATTACTTCTCTTCTCAGCATCTCGTGAGTATGACATGAGTGAAACATTGAGGATAGTTCTCTCTAAGCTAAAAAATACAGAG GGCTGGGTTGTGAGTGTTCCCGAGGGGCGTGTCGAGGTGTTGACTATCATTGAAAGATACAACACAAAACTTTCTGCACTGACAAAGAAGTTTGGCCTTAAAGATGAGACCTACCATTGGGCCCAGAATTATCATTTTAATTTTAGGCTATATGAGAAGTTACTTTGCAGTGTGTTTGATATTCTCGAAGATGGACAACTTGTAGAG GAGGCTGATGAAATACTGGAAATAGCAAAGCTGACCTGGCCAATATTGGGCATTACTGAGAAGTTGCATGGCGTCTTCTATGCATGGGTGCTTTTCCAGAAG TTTGCTCAAACCGGGGAGATTCTTCTATTGAAACGCACAAGCCTTCAGATACAGAAACTTCAACTGCATCACGACATTAAAGAAATAGAGTTGTATACAAACAGCTTTATTTGTTCTGCGGAAGCCTGTGGCAGCAACAGGGCTCTAAATTTGGTTGACAGTACCCTTCTTAAAATAAATGTCTGGTGCCGCCATCAACTAGAGAATTATCATGCATACTTTAGTAAG AATAATTTCTCAATCTTTGAGAGCATGCTGAACTTGGTGTTACTTTCGGCAATAAACTCCACTGAGGATGGTGAAGAAGAAACCATG CTCATTGAAACCCCAGTAGGGAGTACACCAGAATCAAAGTTGATCCATTTACTTGTTGTCAGATCCATTCAAGCTGCTTATAAGCAA GCCTTAATTTCATCAGATGGCCAATCAAAAACAGAATTTAAGCATCCATTGACAATGCTCGCCAATGAGGTAAAGCTGGTGGCAGAGAAAGAGTGCACTGCATTCAGTCCAATACTTCACAAGTATTATCCTGAAGCTCAAAGAGTAGCTCTAATCTTCTTACACCTGCTGTATGGCCAACAACTG GAGCTGTTCTTGGAAAGGATAGATCATTCGGAAAACTCAAAAGAGATACTGGCAGCATCAAACAATTTTGAGCTCTTTATAGCTCAGAATCTTTACTCGGTGTACGGGGAAGCTGTTGGCTCTTCATTGTCCAGCTATTTAAAACCATACATG ATAGGTCGCTTTTCTTCACCTCTTATTCTCCAATGGCTACACGCTCAACACGAGAATGTCTTGGAGTGGACAAAACGTACTATTGAGATAGAG GACTGGGAACCTTTATCAGCTCATGAAAAGCAATCAACATCTGTGGTTGAAGTATTCCGAATTGTGGAGGAG ACCGTTGACCAATTCTTTAACTCAAGCCTACCTTTGGATATTGTCCACTTGCGAAGTCTACTTATTGGAATCACTAGCAGTCTTCAAGTCTATCTGATGCACATGGAAAATCAACAAG TTTCTGGATCTACCCTGCTTCCTAGCGCTCCGGTCTTGACACGTTATGCAGAATCAATGAATCCATTCGCAAAAAGGAAAGTTATTGAGCCTACAGTTCCTGAAGAAAAGGTGGCTAGTAAATTGAACAATTTGTCAGTACCTAAATTATGTGTGAAACTCAGCACCCTTCAA TTCATCAGGGACCAACTTGATACCATAGAAGAAGGCATCAAACACTCCTGGGTCTCTTTCCTGTCAG CTGCGAGATTGTTGGACTACTTATCTTGTATGGCTAGTGGAAGAGCTGTTTCAAAAATTCTGTCATCATCTGATGAATCGGTTGATGAGTTGTTTACAATATTTGATGACGTGCGAATGACTGCAGTGAAGATAACTGACACAATTTTGAAGTTTATTG GAACAAGGGCTGTATTCTGGGATATGCGGGACTCACTTCTTTTGTCCTTGTACCGTGATAGCGTTGAAGGAGCACGCATGGAGATTTTTATCCCTTCAATTGATCAA GTTCTTGATCAGGTATGTGATCTAATTGTCGATGTGTTAAGAGACCAAGTTGTGCTAAGAATATTTCAAGCTTGCATG GCGGGGTTCATTTGGGTCCTACTGGATGGAGGCCCATCTCGTGCATTTTTGGAGACAGATGTGGACTTGATGCAACAAGATCTTGCTATGCTCAAG GACCTCTTTGTAGCAGAAGGCCAAGGTTTACCATTGGATGTAGTTGAAAAGGAGGCTAAACAATCACGGGAAATATTGGACCTGTATATGCTGAAG GCTGATACAATCATTGAAATGCTGATACATGCAAGTGACCAAATGTCTAACCATCTTGAATTTACAAGTGCTCAAAGAAGACATGTCCATGATGCTCATACCCTTCTTCGGGTTTTGTGTCATAAGAAGGATAAAATTGCCTCTACATTTTTGAAAATTCAATACCATCTTCCAAGGTCTTCAG ATTATGATGATGTTCCTGTGAAGGATGCGTCATATAAAGTACCTATCTTTTCAGAGATGCTGAAAAAAAGTACCTCATTCAATTGGTCAGAAACAGGGCAGCAAAGCTTTAGGATTATGAAGAAGAAACTGCAAGAAGCTTCTTGGCAGTAA